One genomic region from Equus asinus isolate D_3611 breed Donkey chromosome 8, EquAss-T2T_v2, whole genome shotgun sequence encodes:
- the RNF182 gene encoding E3 ubiquitin-protein ligase RNF182 has protein sequence MASQPPEDAAESQGSDELECKICYNRYNLKQRKPKVLECCHRVCAKCLYKIIDFGDSPQGVIVCPFCRFETCLPDDEVSSLPDDNNILVNLTCGGKGKKCLPENPTELLLTPKRLASLVSPSHTSSNCLVITIMEVQRESSPSLSSTPVVEFYRPASFDSVTTVSHNWTVWNCTSLLFQTSVRVLVWLLGLLYFSSLPLGIYLLVSKKVTLGVVFVSLVPSSLVILMVYGFCQCVCHEFLDCMTPSS, from the coding sequence ATGGCGAGTCAACCGCCAGAAGATGCCGCAGAGTCTCAGGGGTCTGACGAGCTCGAGTGTAAGATCTGTTATAATCGATACAATCTGAAGCAGAGGAAACCCAAAGTGCTGGAGTGTTGTCACAGGGTGTGTGCCAAATGCCTCTACAAGATCATAGACTTTGGGGATTCCCCCCAAGGCGTCATCGTCTGTCCTTTCTGCAGGTTCGAGACGTGCCTGCCTGATGACGAAGTTAGTAGCCTGCCCGATGACAACAACATCCTTGTAAACTTGACTTGTGGAGGCAAAGGCAAGAAGTGCCTGCCAGAGAACCCCACCGAGCTGCTGCTGACCCCCAAGAGGCTGGCCTCTCTCGTCAGCCCTTCTCACACTTCCTCCAACTGCCTGGTTATCACCATCATGGAGGTGCAGAGAGAGAGCTCCCCGTCTCTGAGCTCCACTCCCGTGGTAGAATTTTACAGGCCTGCAAGTTTCGACTCTGTTACCACTGTGTCCCACAATTGGACTGTGTGGAACTGTACCTCCCTGCTGTTTCAGACATCCGTCCGGGTGTTAGTTTGGTTGCTAGGTTTGCTGTACTTCAGCTCCTTACCCTTGGGGATCTACTTACTGGTATCTAAGAAAGTCACCCTTGGGGTCGTCTTTGTCAGCCTCGTCCCTTCGAGCCTTGTTATTCTTATGGTGTATGGTTTTTGCCAGTGTGTTTGTCATGAATTTCTAGACTGTATGACACCTTCTTCTTAA